From the genome of Schaalia odontolytica:
GGCCCAGCCTTCCACGTCGGACCAGCTCAGTTCACGCACGCGGTCATCCGCCAGGCCGCTCCACGAGCCGTCGACACCGAGCATCGTCCAGCCGCGCGCGATACCCAGGCGCACGGCCACGCGGGCCGCCGTGTTCATGCCGGGGGCCAGACCGCCCGCGTGCAGGATCGCGACACGCTTGATCTCGCCCGTCGGCTCCGGGGTGAGCTGCGGGGGCGTGGACAGGATCTGGTTGATGCCCACCATCGACGAGAAGGACGAGCCACGCGAGGCCTGGGCCGCCGCGTAGTCGCCGGCCGCAATCAGGTCCTTGACCGCACGCGTATCGTGCACGGCCTTCATGAGGGGGATGCGGGTGATGCGGTTGCGACGCACGCCCAGAATAACGGGCTCATCCTCAGCCGAGGACGCCAGGATCTCCTGGACGGCCGCGTAGCCCAGCAGCGTGGACATCCAGCGGTCGTAGGCCGAGGGAGTGCCGCCGCGCTGCACGTGGCCGAGGATCGTCACGCGGGCGTCCTCGCCCGTGCGCTCCTGGATCGTGTCGGCGATCAGCTGGGTCGACAGCTCGTTGCCGTCGCGGTCGTGCGCGCCCTCAGCCACCAGGACGATGGACTCGCGGCGACCAGCCTCGCGGCCGAGGCGCAGGTGCTCGGCCAGGTCATCCTGCCAGCCCGGGCCCGCAGGGTCCTCGGGCGTGAACACGTAGTCAGCGCCGCCCGCGACAGCCGCCATGAGGGGCAGGTAGCCGCAGTGGCGGCCCATGACCTCAACGACGAACGTGCGCTGGTGCGAGGCCGCCGTGCTGGTCAGCTGGTCGATGGCGTCCAGAATGCGATGCAGCGCTGTGTCCGCGCCGATCGTCATGTCCGTGCCCACCAGGTCGTTGTCGATCGAGCCGACGAGGCCGACGATGATGAGAGCCGGGTGCTCGGCGGCGGTCTCGGGCGAGATCACGCCCTCGGCAGCCAGCTCGGCGACGTGCTGCGCCCACTCGCCGCGGAACTCGTTCGTACCCGACAGGGAGCCGTCGCCACCGATCACGACGAGGTGATCGATACCGTGCTCGAGTAGGTTCGCAGCCGCGCGGTGGCGCCCCTCGTACGTGCGGAAGTCAGCACTGCGAGCCGTGCCGATCACCGTGCCGCCTTCGGCCAGGATCGAGGACACGTCCGAC
Proteins encoded in this window:
- a CDS encoding 6-phosphofructokinase, giving the protein MSTVRIGVLTSGGDAQGMNAAVRAVVRTALARGAQPYAIYEGWQGACVGGDSIKKMEWSDVSSILAEGGTVIGTARSADFRTYEGRHRAAANLLEHGIDHLVVIGGDGSLSGTNEFRGEWAQHVAELAAEGVISPETAAEHPALIIVGLVGSIDNDLVGTDMTIGADTALHRILDAIDQLTSTAASHQRTFVVEVMGRHCGYLPLMAAVAGGADYVFTPEDPAGPGWQDDLAEHLRLGREAGRRESIVLVAEGAHDRDGNELSTQLIADTIQERTGEDARVTILGHVQRGGTPSAYDRWMSTLLGYAAVQEILASSAEDEPVILGVRRNRITRIPLMKAVHDTRAVKDLIAAGDYAAAQASRGSSFSSMVGINQILSTPPQLTPEPTGEIKRVAILHAGGLAPGMNTAARVAVRLGIARGWTMLGVDGSWSGLADDRVRELSWSDVEGWAFKGGAELGTKRDIPPVEQFYALGRAIERNEIDALLIIGGMNAYLGVHAITSEKDRYPAFQIPILLIPASIDNNLPGCELAIGTDTAINNATWAIDRIKESAAASKRCFIAETMGRRCGYLTLMSALSSGAEYMYINEESPSLEQIAADADRMVASFKSGRRLFLTLLNESASQYYDREFLADVFNAESEGIYDVRHQALGHMQQGGSPSPYDRLLATRLVARAFEQLLDQFDRGDRGAYYIGQVGNAVEARPVKNMFDDLDIENRRPFHQWWLDLVPVQRIVSLQNPGIEATPIHIDDPVA